A portion of the Blastocatellia bacterium genome contains these proteins:
- a CDS encoding BtpA/SgcQ family protein encodes MLSRIFGVEKPVIGMLHVPALPGSPGFDGDWAHVCARVLADAEALTEGGVDGFLLENFGDAPYYPRRVPPHTVAFLTVLGSEVKRSFAKPLGINVLRNDARSALAIATAIGAEFIRVNIYTGVRVTDQGVIAGAAHLLLRDRRMLGSPVKVFADVAVKHSAPLAPRDLSQEILETIERGRADAIILSGAMTGQETPLELVREAKVLARDTPVLVGSGVTVENVARVLNEADGVIVGTFFKQDGVVHRPVDRERVKAFMRLVRRLRQESGVTGVAGSTPPAGRRGSPRKSPPPGKPVR; translated from the coding sequence ATGCTGAGCCGTATCTTCGGAGTCGAGAAGCCCGTCATCGGCATGCTCCATGTGCCGGCTTTGCCGGGGTCACCGGGATTCGATGGGGATTGGGCGCATGTGTGCGCGCGCGTTTTGGCCGATGCGGAAGCGCTGACCGAAGGGGGCGTGGATGGCTTTCTGCTTGAGAACTTTGGCGACGCACCGTACTATCCTCGCCGCGTTCCTCCTCATACGGTGGCCTTTCTAACTGTGCTCGGCTCGGAAGTGAAGCGGTCTTTCGCCAAGCCGCTTGGTATAAACGTCCTGCGCAACGATGCGCGCAGTGCGCTGGCCATCGCCACAGCCATCGGCGCGGAGTTCATTCGAGTCAACATCTACACGGGTGTGCGTGTGACCGATCAAGGAGTGATCGCAGGAGCGGCGCATCTTCTGCTGCGCGATCGGCGGATGCTTGGAAGCCCGGTGAAGGTCTTCGCTGATGTCGCCGTGAAGCACTCGGCGCCGCTTGCCCCGCGCGATCTCTCGCAGGAGATTCTGGAGACGATCGAGCGGGGGCGAGCCGATGCGATCATCCTTTCCGGAGCGATGACGGGACAGGAGACCCCGCTTGAACTCGTCCGGGAGGCGAAGGTCCTCGCTCGCGATACACCGGTGCTCGTCGGCAGTGGAGTGACGGTCGAGAACGTGGCGCGCGTGCTCAACGAAGCTGATGGAGTGATCGTGGGTACGTTTTTCAAGCAGGATGGAGTCGTGCATCGTCCCGTGGACAGGGAGCGTGTGAAGGCGTTCATGCGTCTTGTTCGCCGTCTGCGGCAGGAGTCGGGTGTTACCGGAGTTGCGGGTTCCACTCCACCCGCAGGACGTCGCGGATCTCCTCGTAAGTCTCCTCCTCCTGGCAAGCCCGTCCGATAG
- a CDS encoding type II toxin-antitoxin system PemK/MazF family toxin has protein sequence MVLIQFPFSDASGQKERPAVVISTDIYHNDWDELLVVGLTSILPKTQRSLTISCRTGRRQGYSNLLGRVLIWRRYIES, from the coding sequence GTGGTCCTCATTCAATTTCCTTTCAGCGATGCCTCAGGGCAAAAGGAACGTCCGGCAGTCGTCATCAGTACGGACATCTATCACAATGACTGGGACGAGTTGCTCGTTGTGGGTCTCACTTCGATTCTGCCGAAGACTCAGCGGTCACTGACTATCAGTTGTAGGACTGGCAGGCGGCAGGGTTACAGCAACCTTCTTGGACGCGTTCTCATCTGGCGACGGTACATCGAAAGTTGA
- a CDS encoding carboxypeptidase-like regulatory domain-containing protein, giving the protein MAMMRWRIFHPLVLLLLFFCHAEAQTTVASLTGIVTDVKGAVVPGVTITVRNMRTNETRTVTTDENGLYRVLNLLPGEYVLRAEGMGFRPFVQSGIILEVAQAARLDIVLQPGEVREEVIVVGQVPLVNTENANIGAVINRREVLELPLNGRQYLQLAYLVPGAAPAVKAHVTLRGSGPNNIGLQLSGGRASNNSYLIDGVESSGFRFRNTSLQPSIEMVQEFKVQTSPYDPQYGYFSNGQVNVATRSGTNEVHGNLFEFIRNDVLDARNFFDLEEPPPFRRNQFGWTLGGPIVRNRAFFFSSMEWLRFRRGVTATAQVPTEAERAGDFSADPRPVLDPQTGQPFPNNRIPSDRIHPISRALIALYPLPNAPFQRPNFVNFQSRRLDGDLFNIRVDHNVSDRWRLFARYTWSDTDDFTPGAIPRFGLFNKLTVQNVAVVNTYTFRPTLIAEVRLGYNRERALNTSEQVGKFRGTQQLGIRGLLPLSPELDGYPSVSISGFATIGDLSFAPEQRVENSEQIVVNLMAIRGKHTFRAGLDIRPLQFNNVSVLAFNRGVFTFTNFLTGASTGLPEFLLGLPQVAQRTRGIPRADARSTLFAFYFGDDYKVTPRFTLNYGIRYELYQPFVDKQNRMSVFVPDGYLDPPQPGKILIAGDPNNGFRGRRNRSLYPYTTRNWGPRLGLTFDLTGKGTTVLRTGYGIYYNLALWNGIFLAWNNIPFRVDETFRANPAAGLLLAFEAPFPEGRVVGVPGGRNLAVDFKDGYVQQWSFGIQHQFQEGLVMDLSYVGNKGTNLDNIKWVNQGAVPGTPKAPYFRPFPNWGTFLTTFSHANSSYNALQLYVQKSLSRGLLLIGSYTYSHSIDDSPGAVGGASEQFFPQDPRNLRAERAHSDYDQRHRATFTGIYELPLGPGQKYLANVSGFLGKLIGGWQVGGIWTLASGTPWTPRVSGDRSLTGGLTDRPNRIRDGNLPADKRRREQWFDTGAFLVPPVGEFGNSGRNVIIGPGFSNFDFSVIKKTTLTETAYVEFRAEFFNLFNRTNFGGPNITVGTPLFGVITSAFDPRILQFGVKVFF; this is encoded by the coding sequence ATGGCGATGATGAGGTGGCGCATCTTTCATCCGCTCGTTCTTTTGTTGCTTTTCTTCTGTCACGCTGAGGCACAGACGACGGTGGCCTCTCTGACGGGCATCGTCACGGACGTGAAAGGCGCGGTCGTCCCGGGCGTCACGATTACGGTGAGGAACATGCGGACGAACGAGACGCGAACCGTGACCACCGATGAGAATGGGCTTTATCGAGTCCTCAATCTTCTGCCGGGGGAATATGTGCTTCGGGCCGAGGGTATGGGATTTCGCCCATTCGTGCAGAGCGGGATCATCTTGGAAGTTGCGCAGGCAGCCCGTTTGGACATCGTCTTGCAGCCCGGGGAAGTGAGGGAGGAGGTCATCGTTGTCGGTCAGGTCCCTTTGGTGAATACGGAGAATGCGAACATTGGGGCGGTGATCAATCGGCGCGAGGTGCTGGAGCTGCCGCTCAATGGCCGACAGTATCTGCAGCTCGCCTATTTGGTGCCAGGAGCAGCTCCCGCGGTCAAGGCGCACGTGACGTTGCGCGGCTCCGGACCGAACAACATCGGGCTGCAACTGAGCGGAGGGCGGGCAAGCAACAACAGCTACTTAATTGATGGCGTTGAATCCTCCGGATTCCGGTTTCGGAACACGAGCTTGCAGCCTTCGATTGAGATGGTGCAGGAGTTCAAGGTGCAGACCTCTCCCTATGATCCGCAGTACGGGTACTTCTCCAATGGGCAGGTGAATGTGGCGACCCGGTCGGGTACGAATGAGGTCCACGGCAATCTCTTCGAGTTCATTCGGAATGACGTGTTGGATGCTCGCAACTTCTTCGATCTGGAGGAGCCACCCCCCTTCCGAAGGAACCAGTTCGGATGGACGCTCGGAGGACCGATCGTCCGAAATCGAGCGTTTTTCTTCTCCAGCATGGAGTGGCTCAGGTTCCGACGGGGAGTGACGGCGACAGCTCAAGTGCCCACGGAGGCCGAGCGCGCGGGAGATTTTTCAGCCGATCCGAGACCCGTGCTGGATCCCCAGACGGGACAACCCTTTCCGAACAATCGGATCCCATCGGATCGGATCCATCCGATCTCTCGAGCTTTGATCGCCCTTTATCCGCTGCCCAATGCGCCCTTTCAGCGACCGAACTTCGTCAATTTTCAAAGTCGGCGGCTCGATGGAGATTTGTTCAACATCCGCGTGGATCATAACGTTTCGGATCGCTGGCGCCTGTTCGCGCGCTACACCTGGTCCGATACGGATGACTTCACTCCGGGAGCGATCCCGCGCTTTGGGCTCTTCAATAAGCTGACGGTTCAGAATGTGGCCGTTGTGAACACCTACACTTTCCGTCCCACGCTGATCGCCGAGGTGCGCCTGGGGTACAACCGAGAGCGTGCCCTGAACACGTCGGAACAGGTGGGGAAGTTTCGGGGAACGCAGCAGTTGGGCATTCGGGGGTTGCTACCACTCTCACCGGAGCTGGACGGCTATCCGAGCGTGAGCATCAGTGGGTTCGCCACGATCGGAGACCTCTCGTTTGCCCCCGAACAGCGTGTGGAGAATTCCGAGCAGATCGTCGTCAACCTCATGGCGATTCGAGGGAAGCATACGTTTCGCGCCGGTCTGGATATTCGTCCGCTTCAGTTCAATAACGTGAGCGTGCTGGCCTTCAATCGCGGGGTCTTCACCTTCACCAACTTCCTGACGGGAGCTTCGACGGGGCTGCCGGAGTTCCTGCTCGGTTTGCCGCAGGTTGCTCAACGGACGCGGGGGATCCCTCGCGCCGATGCGCGTTCGACGCTCTTTGCGTTCTACTTTGGAGACGATTACAAGGTGACTCCGCGTTTCACGTTAAACTACGGGATTCGCTACGAACTGTATCAGCCGTTTGTGGACAAGCAGAATCGCATGAGCGTGTTCGTCCCCGATGGGTATCTCGACCCACCACAGCCCGGGAAGATCCTCATCGCCGGGGATCCGAACAATGGCTTTCGTGGTCGGCGCAATCGCTCGCTCTACCCCTACACGACCCGAAATTGGGGACCGCGTTTGGGACTGACCTTTGACCTGACGGGGAAGGGGACGACGGTGCTGCGCACGGGATATGGGATTTACTACAACCTCGCCCTCTGGAACGGTATCTTCCTCGCCTGGAACAATATCCCGTTTCGTGTGGACGAGACGTTTCGCGCGAATCCAGCGGCAGGGCTTTTGCTCGCTTTCGAGGCGCCATTCCCGGAAGGGCGAGTCGTCGGCGTCCCCGGTGGTCGGAACCTGGCCGTTGACTTCAAGGATGGGTACGTCCAGCAGTGGAGCTTCGGGATTCAGCACCAGTTCCAGGAGGGCCTGGTAATGGATCTCAGCTACGTGGGAAACAAGGGGACCAATCTCGACAACATCAAGTGGGTGAATCAAGGAGCGGTGCCAGGGACGCCGAAGGCGCCGTACTTCCGACCGTTCCCGAATTGGGGGACGTTTTTGACGACATTCAGCCACGCCAACTCCAGCTACAATGCGCTGCAACTGTATGTGCAGAAGAGCCTCTCCCGAGGTCTTCTGCTCATAGGGAGCTACACCTACTCGCATTCGATTGATGATTCGCCAGGTGCTGTGGGCGGTGCAAGCGAACAGTTCTTCCCGCAGGATCCGCGCAATCTCCGGGCAGAGCGAGCCCATTCCGATTACGATCAGCGCCATCGGGCGACGTTCACCGGCATTTACGAGCTGCCTCTAGGCCCCGGGCAAAAATACCTTGCCAACGTCTCGGGATTCCTCGGCAAGCTGATCGGCGGATGGCAGGTCGGAGGGATTTGGACGTTGGCCAGCGGGACGCCCTGGACGCCGCGCGTTTCCGGAGACCGCAGCCTGACCGGCGGGCTGACGGATCGCCCCAATCGAATTCGCGATGGGAATCTGCCCGCAGATAAACGACGACGGGAACAGTGGTTCGATACGGGGGCTTTTCTGGTGCCGCCGGTCGGGGAGTTCGGGAACTCGGGGCGAAACGTGATCATCGGCCCCGGATTCAGCAACTTCGATTTCTCCGTGATCAAGAAGACGACGTTGACTGAGACGGCGTACGTGGAGTTTCGCGCGGAGTTCTTCAATCTTTTCAATCGAACGAATTTCGGTGGGCCGAACATCACTGTGGGAACGCCGCTCTTTGGGGTGATCACCTCGGCCTTCGATCCCCGCATCCTCCAATTTGGAGTGAAGGTCTTCTTCTAA
- a CDS encoding ATP-binding protein translates to MFDRDWFETQLLHLQQVMMEAGRDVLMDRAAQFLADVLEMKYVFVGVDPSVIEIEKEASPKEVVPGVECKGKCDALEVLAFYERGNLKHGVRYELEHDPSAQVLQQKQTLLYCRGVHQAFPENRLLTAWEIESYIGTPIRTPVGEVVGVVWALDDRPGEFSEPQVWILEIVARWLGLALECEREHQHCQLLQQQHIHLQKMETIGMLASAAAHDFNNLLAAIIGFVELARLQMGGSHPLSRKWQEMLRLCDRARQLVRQMLVLSRPADAPRETYRLRDCLDELKVFLERMMPENIEVRVAPVAETVCVEANPAQMQQVLINLAVNARDAMPNGGRLEIETKLVDVPERDNSGSPTGRMKSFVRITVSDTGQGIPPEIRPRIFEPFFTTKGKGKGTGLGLSIVNRIVQEHGGWIDVESNVGQGSRFHIFLPRAAVAEKAELSLPEDTFPRGTERILVVEDEPMVLELEQKLLESLGYEVLTARNGSEAVEIYRRYRGEFDLVLLDLVIPRMNGRHVLEQLRQVSPNTRVLFVTGYGRNEVASELLQMGAVGVLNKPYDLRTLSRTVRLCLDIASARSRLAPDKGENNVVRQDYMDDYGPCW, encoded by the coding sequence ATGTTTGACAGAGACTGGTTCGAGACGCAATTGCTTCACCTACAGCAAGTGATGATGGAGGCGGGACGGGATGTCCTGATGGATCGGGCCGCTCAATTTCTGGCCGATGTTCTGGAGATGAAATATGTATTTGTGGGTGTCGATCCGTCGGTGATAGAGATCGAGAAAGAGGCGTCGCCAAAGGAAGTAGTCCCCGGAGTCGAGTGCAAGGGTAAGTGTGACGCTCTTGAAGTCCTGGCGTTTTATGAGCGAGGCAACCTCAAGCACGGCGTTCGTTATGAGCTGGAGCATGACCCTTCCGCTCAGGTTCTGCAGCAGAAACAGACGCTGCTTTATTGCCGGGGAGTACATCAGGCGTTTCCTGAGAATCGCTTGCTGACAGCTTGGGAGATCGAGTCTTATATTGGGACGCCGATCCGTACCCCCGTGGGTGAAGTAGTGGGGGTAGTGTGGGCACTGGATGACCGTCCGGGGGAATTCAGCGAGCCGCAGGTCTGGATCTTGGAGATCGTTGCTCGCTGGTTAGGGCTTGCGTTGGAATGCGAGCGGGAGCACCAGCATTGCCAGCTTCTCCAGCAGCAGCATATTCACCTTCAGAAGATGGAGACCATCGGGATGCTGGCCAGTGCGGCGGCTCATGATTTCAACAATCTTCTAGCGGCCATCATTGGGTTCGTCGAATTGGCCCGGCTGCAGATGGGGGGCTCGCATCCGCTGTCACGCAAGTGGCAGGAGATGCTGCGACTGTGTGATCGCGCCCGGCAACTGGTGCGACAGATGCTCGTCCTGAGCCGCCCGGCAGACGCGCCACGCGAAACCTATCGTCTGCGCGACTGCCTGGATGAACTAAAGGTCTTTCTTGAACGGATGATGCCGGAGAACATCGAGGTTCGCGTGGCGCCCGTCGCGGAGACCGTGTGTGTCGAAGCCAATCCCGCACAGATGCAACAGGTACTCATTAATCTGGCCGTCAACGCCCGTGATGCCATGCCCAACGGTGGCCGCCTGGAGATTGAGACAAAGCTGGTGGATGTCCCCGAGCGAGATAACAGTGGCTCTCCAACTGGCCGGATGAAGTCGTTTGTTCGGATCACCGTCAGCGATACCGGTCAAGGGATTCCCCCGGAGATCCGTCCGCGCATCTTTGAACCGTTCTTCACCACCAAGGGGAAGGGGAAAGGGACCGGATTGGGGCTTTCTATCGTCAACCGGATCGTGCAGGAGCATGGCGGGTGGATTGATGTTGAGAGCAACGTCGGACAAGGATCGCGATTTCACATCTTTTTGCCCCGCGCGGCCGTAGCTGAAAAAGCGGAGCTTTCGCTTCCGGAAGATACATTCCCTCGAGGCACCGAGCGCATTTTGGTCGTCGAGGATGAGCCGATGGTTCTCGAACTGGAACAAAAGCTGCTGGAGTCATTGGGCTACGAGGTGCTCACGGCGAGGAATGGGTCGGAGGCCGTTGAGATTTATCGTCGGTATCGAGGGGAGTTTGATCTCGTTTTGCTGGACCTGGTGATTCCCCGGATGAACGGTCGGCATGTCCTGGAACAGTTGCGGCAGGTGAGTCCGAATACACGGGTGTTGTTTGTCACCGGTTATGGTCGGAATGAGGTAGCATCGGAATTGCTCCAGATGGGAGCCGTTGGTGTATTGAATAAGCCTTATGATCTGCGCACGCTCAGTCGCACCGTGCGGCTTTGCCTGGATATCGCCTCGGCTCGCTCGCGATTGGCTCCCGATAAAGGCGAAAACAATGTCGTACGACAGGACTACATGGACGATTACGGCCCCTGCTGGTGA
- a CDS encoding CHAT domain-containing protein: protein MRVGRRFVGSTLFLTICTVAGDHVPYRPFTIHLDQHYDAVLTESDPLRRRPPLGHEHRWRFDGQQGQPITLTAESYEFDTYLVLLDPKGREIAWNDDEGWFFNAQICTTLPVTGRYTVIVSGAMADHYGSYRLSLRAGHHARPWDEDRVRAYYERGRQWAEQRRSQRAISLLNLALGQFFRERRQWKQAEIYFARSRQVAEQAGFLFGQWAVALERGTMLTDRRRYDEALGELERALTLSARLRAAGEAEAMVRAQLGDLYHVIQKRDLAELHYRRALNLAEQSGSPSALVRVYASLYGFYFGQDQEKALTYAHRAYTLREKVSASQQVRSTYTLAWGLAATGKFEEGLRLAQEARQAAHRLGHRAEEISILTLMSMTYYKLNRLDEMVHAAREAAALTTSEDEDPEPRRIALQTQATGEMLRGNYEEALRLCLEAWHTTESAWLREPAEDLRQDFLAQSKAISVQILRILNALNTKQPSREYIRQAFNFAERSRSRALLVHLAALNRQSRPTVDPELLGQEQQLLEQISAFGRRIVLARSGIGVDVADIGRLKEERERLIAERLKLGAQLRAQAGGLEVSSVSPLTAEEVREHYLAAYPNAAILFYQLGIQESFLIVLTRQGEYLFKLPDWATIGKAVTEWRAQIRRQVNPDERTAEAWRDYLHIAHELYRMLVKPAADLIRGRDLIIVPDRMLHNLAFEALVSSGPDDHGQAPRYLIEDHAVTYAPSISVLAEIDRRPPMQAGKEVLLVGDPVFGEPIPRQSSPSGGADIAKQRGIGERDQHLALTARFQTLLTSLLRNISSWVKVTSSIQANSLSVITDPSRLRSGLQRIPSTRKEVVEIARLARQRRWRPTLWLGQEARKEKFTRADLSTYRVLHLATHGVADEKDGELSALIFSGSGDQGQNDWVLTAAEIARLRINADLVVLSACETGVGQMTSGEGVIGLSRAFMLAGARRVCGSLWKVEDPSAERLMAAFYRGMLDAGLGPARALQRAKIEFLRRGAWPVAWAPFVLIGSPR from the coding sequence GTGAGAGTTGGTCGGAGGTTCGTTGGTTCCACGCTCTTTCTGACCATCTGTACGGTGGCGGGAGATCATGTCCCCTATCGCCCGTTCACCATTCACCTCGACCAACACTACGATGCTGTTCTCACGGAATCCGATCCGCTGAGGCGCCGGCCTCCGCTCGGGCACGAACATCGCTGGCGGTTCGATGGTCAGCAAGGCCAGCCGATTACTCTCACGGCTGAGTCCTACGAGTTCGACACCTACCTCGTTTTGCTCGATCCCAAAGGTCGTGAGATTGCCTGGAACGATGACGAGGGCTGGTTCTTCAACGCCCAGATTTGCACGACGCTGCCTGTGACCGGGCGCTATACGGTGATCGTCTCCGGGGCAATGGCCGATCATTATGGAAGCTATCGCCTGTCATTGCGAGCGGGTCACCATGCAAGGCCCTGGGATGAAGACCGCGTCCGGGCCTATTACGAGCGCGGTCGGCAATGGGCCGAACAACGCCGCAGCCAGCGGGCCATCAGCTTGCTTAATCTCGCGCTGGGTCAATTCTTCCGCGAGCGGCGTCAATGGAAACAGGCCGAGATCTATTTCGCCCGTAGCCGACAGGTCGCCGAACAGGCGGGATTTCTCTTTGGTCAGTGGGCCGTGGCCCTCGAACGGGGAACCATGCTCACCGACCGACGCCGTTATGATGAGGCGCTTGGCGAACTGGAACGGGCGTTGACACTCAGCGCTCGACTTCGTGCCGCCGGCGAAGCAGAAGCTATGGTTCGCGCTCAACTCGGCGATCTCTATCACGTCATTCAGAAGCGCGACCTGGCCGAACTTCATTACCGCAGGGCCCTCAACCTGGCCGAACAGTCGGGATCGCCTTCGGCTTTGGTGCGCGTTTACGCCTCGCTCTATGGCTTCTATTTCGGTCAGGATCAGGAAAAAGCCCTCACCTATGCTCACCGCGCCTACACGCTGCGGGAGAAGGTGAGCGCATCCCAACAGGTAAGAAGCACCTACACGCTCGCGTGGGGGTTGGCTGCGACGGGGAAATTTGAAGAGGGATTGCGGTTAGCTCAGGAAGCTCGTCAGGCGGCTCATCGCCTCGGTCATCGGGCGGAGGAAATCTCCATCCTCACGCTCATGAGCATGACCTACTACAAACTCAATCGCTTGGACGAAATGGTTCACGCTGCCCGCGAAGCCGCCGCTCTCACCACGTCTGAGGATGAGGATCCGGAGCCGCGACGGATTGCGCTTCAGACGCAAGCCACGGGCGAGATGCTTCGGGGAAATTACGAAGAGGCTCTGCGCCTGTGTCTGGAAGCCTGGCACACGACCGAATCGGCCTGGTTGCGCGAACCGGCCGAAGATTTACGACAGGATTTCCTGGCCCAATCAAAGGCCATTTCCGTACAGATTCTCCGAATTCTGAACGCGCTGAATACAAAGCAGCCGAGCCGCGAATACATCCGCCAGGCGTTCAATTTTGCTGAACGCAGTCGGAGCCGCGCGCTTCTTGTACATCTAGCAGCGTTGAATCGGCAGTCACGACCAACGGTTGATCCCGAACTTCTCGGGCAGGAGCAGCAGCTTCTGGAGCAAATTTCTGCTTTTGGACGGCGGATTGTGCTGGCCCGTTCCGGCATCGGCGTTGATGTTGCTGATATCGGCCGGCTCAAAGAAGAGCGAGAGCGACTTATCGCCGAGCGGCTGAAGTTGGGGGCCCAATTGAGGGCTCAGGCCGGCGGGTTGGAGGTTTCGAGTGTTTCGCCTCTTACTGCCGAGGAGGTCCGCGAGCACTATCTCGCCGCCTATCCCAACGCGGCTATTCTCTTTTATCAGTTGGGGATTCAGGAGAGCTTTCTCATCGTTCTGACGCGCCAGGGCGAATACCTCTTCAAGTTGCCCGACTGGGCGACGATCGGAAAGGCGGTGACCGAATGGCGGGCGCAAATTCGCCGCCAGGTAAACCCGGACGAGCGGACGGCGGAAGCGTGGCGCGATTATCTGCATATTGCCCACGAGCTTTACAGGATGCTGGTGAAGCCGGCCGCCGATCTAATTCGCGGCCGCGACCTGATCATCGTACCGGATCGGATGCTCCACAACCTTGCCTTTGAAGCCCTCGTCAGCAGTGGGCCTGATGATCACGGGCAGGCTCCGCGTTACCTCATCGAGGATCATGCTGTAACCTACGCGCCCTCCATCTCGGTTCTGGCCGAGATTGACCGCCGTCCTCCAATGCAAGCGGGAAAAGAGGTACTGCTTGTCGGCGACCCCGTTTTCGGCGAGCCGATACCCCGACAGTCGTCGCCTTCCGGTGGGGCGGACATCGCCAAGCAACGCGGTATCGGCGAGCGGGACCAACATCTCGCCTTGACGGCGCGCTTCCAAACGCTGTTGACCTCGCTTCTTAGAAACATCTCTTCGTGGGTGAAGGTCACGTCGTCAATACAGGCAAACTCCCTCAGCGTAATCACCGACCCGTCCCGACTGCGCTCAGGCTTGCAGCGAATTCCCTCAACGAGGAAGGAAGTTGTGGAGATCGCCCGCCTGGCCAGACAACGACGGTGGCGGCCGACGTTGTGGCTGGGACAAGAGGCGAGAAAGGAAAAGTTCACCCGAGCCGATCTTTCAACCTATCGCGTGCTGCATCTGGCTACGCATGGAGTTGCTGACGAAAAAGATGGGGAACTCTCTGCGCTCATCTTTTCCGGTAGCGGCGACCAGGGACAAAATGATTGGGTGCTCACGGCAGCCGAAATTGCCCGACTGAGAATTAATGCCGATCTCGTCGTGTTGAGCGCCTGCGAGACGGGAGTCGGACAGATGACATCCGGCGAGGGAGTCATCGGGCTCAGCCGGGCCTTTATGCTCGCTGGAGCACGCCGCGTGTGCGGATCGTTGTGGAAAGTGGAGGATCCTTCGGCGGAGAGGCTGATGGCGGCGTTCTATCGGGGGATGCTCGATGCCGGCCTCGGTCCTGCGCGGGCGTTACAACGGGCCAAGATTGAATTTCTCCGTCGGGGAGCATGGCCGGTTGCCTGGGCTCCGTTTGTGCTCATCGGATCGCCGCGGTAG
- a CDS encoding ATP synthase subunit I, translating into MDKSQGAQYHSRPLKVVMGTPVIVEEDAQEERLRRRLERNTWLVFGGMVFVAAVGGDSRLILGVILGGLLGWLNHRWLASSLKAVLATSATAGTIPQRQVALFALRLIVVAGAIALALWSRHFHPLGIVAGFCALIGAVMLEAGYQLVLILAGKDQK; encoded by the coding sequence ATGGACAAATCACAGGGGGCACAGTATCATTCCCGGCCTTTGAAAGTCGTCATGGGGACGCCTGTAATAGTCGAAGAAGACGCTCAGGAGGAGCGTCTGCGGCGACGGTTGGAGCGCAATACCTGGCTCGTCTTCGGAGGGATGGTTTTTGTGGCAGCCGTCGGCGGGGATTCTCGCTTGATCCTCGGGGTGATCCTGGGGGGTCTGCTTGGCTGGTTGAATCATCGTTGGTTGGCGTCGAGCTTGAAGGCCGTTCTCGCTACATCGGCGACAGCCGGGACCATTCCCCAACGTCAGGTTGCTTTGTTCGCCCTGCGACTTATTGTTGTCGCCGGGGCAATTGCCCTGGCACTCTGGAGCAGGCATTTTCATCCGCTGGGTATTGTTGCCGGATTCTGTGCCCTGATTGGTGCTGTGATGTTGGAAGCGGGGTATCAGCTTGTCCTTATTTTAGCGGGGAAGGACCAAAAGTAA